The Balneola sp. genomic sequence GCTATTTCTTATCTAAACCGAATCATTAACTACCCTGATCCAAGGCTGAGGGAGGATATCCACTGCTTTGCTCGAATTCTGAATCTCATAGCTCACTTTGAGCTTGGGAACCAAACGCTGTTGGAATACCAGGTTCGCTCTACTTATCGCTTCATCATCAAGATGAACGACCTTAATTCAGTACAAGAAGAAATCCTGAAGTTCCTTCGGAACCTTACCTCTATCAACCCGAAGGATTTAACCAAAGAGTTCGAAAACCTTCGTACTACCCTTCTTGAAATCCAGAAAAAGCCATACCAGCGCCGGGCGTTTTTATACTTGGACATCATATCCTGGTTGGAATCCAAAATTGATCAAAAACCTATCCAGGAAGTCATTAGAGCGAAATTTACTCCCAGAAACGGACGATAAATTTTCTTTGGCCATCCCATTTTTCTGAATATTTATTTCATCTGATGATTGTATTTCGAGGCAAGAAGCTTTTTCTTTGCGAGCAAACAGATTAATTATGTTATCAACAATCATTTCCTTGGTCATTATTAGCGTCATTGGTAAATCATACCGACCAGGGAAAGCTCTATGTTGACAGGACAACGATTTTAAACTAAGCCTTCCCCAACCGGAAGGCTTTTTTTTTGATAAAGAATTAATGGCAGAACTGAACAAATACAGCAAACACATTACGCAAGACGGCTCCCAGCCTGCCGCCCAGGCGATGCTCCATGCACTGGGACTTACTGATGAAGATTTGCAACAGCCTATGATTGGAATCGCAAGTACAGGATATGAGGGAAATCCTTGTAACATGCACTTAAATGATCTTGCTGTTCATATAAAACGAGGTGTAAATGCCCATGCAATGACTGGCCTCATCTTCAATACCATTGGTATAAGTGATGGTATTTCAATGGGAACTCCGGGGATGCGTTACTCCCTTCCCTCCCGGGATTTAATCGCCGATTCTATGGAGTCGATGGTTAAAGGAATGAGCTATGATGGAATGGCTGCAATCGTTGGATGTGATAAGAATATGCCGGGAGCGTTGATGGCAATGCTTCGGATCAATCGTCCCGCTATTCTGATTTATGGAGGAACTATTGCACCGGGACATCATAATGGGAAAAAGTTAGACGTGGTTTCAGCCTTTGAAGCCTGGGGACAAAAAGTATCGGGTTCAATTGATGATAAGGAGTTCAAAGATATCGTAATGAACTCCTGCCCCGGCCCGGGAGCTTGTGGAGGTATGTACACGGCTAATACTATGGCTTCAGCAATAGAAGCGATGGGAATGAGTCTTCCATATAATGCTTCCAATCCTGCCACCAGCGCCGATAAAGTACTGGAATGTGAAGCCGTTGGGGAGCATTTATATGCATTGCTTGAAAAAGATATCAAGCCGAGAGATATCCTTACTAAAACCTCTCTACAAAATGCATTTAAACTGATCACAATCCTGGGAGGCTCAACTAATGCCGTGCTCCATATGATTGCCATTGCTAAAGCTGCTGACCTGGAGTTTACTTTAGCTGATTTCCAGGAAATTAGTGATTCCACTCCTTTCCTAGCTGATTTAAAACCCAGCGGGCAGTATGTAATGGAAGATCTCCATAATGTGGGCGGAATTCCCGGAGTAATGAAGTTCATGCTGAATGAAGGTATGATCGATGGTAGTTGCCTTACTGTAACTGGGAAAAGTATTGAAGAAAACCTGGAGGATATCAGTCCCCTCTCTTCCGAGCAAAAAGTTGTATTCCCGGTTTCTACTCCAATAAAGACAAATGGTCACATTCAAATCCTCTTTGGAAATGTTGCTGAAGAAGGAGCCGTAGCAAAAATTACCGGAAAAGAAGGATTGGCTTTCTCAGGCCCGGCTCGGGTTTTCGACAGTGAAGAAGAAGCCAATGATGGCATTAAAGATGGTAAAGTTCAAAAAGGAGATGTCATTGTTATCCGATATGTAGGACCAAGAGGCGGACCAGGAATGCCTGAGATGCTTAAACCCACTTCAGCTATCATGGGCGCTGGGCTAGGCAAAGATGTGGCGTTAATCACTGACGGTAGATTTTCAGGTGGCTCACATGGATTCGTGGTTGGACATGTAACTCCTGAGGCGCAATCAGGAGGAACTATCGCACTTATCCAGGATGGAGACCTCATCAGTATTGATGCCGAGCAAAATACTATCCATGTAGATCTTTCGGAAAAGGAATTGGAAATCAGGCGAGAAGCCTGGCAAGAACCTCCGCTTAAAGAACAAAGCGGACAATTGTACAAATATGCGAAAACGGTTTCATCAGCCTCGGAAGGCTGCGTGACCGATGAGTTCTAATCAGTCATTCTCAACTCACTCACTATGGGAACGGTAGACACACTCAATCAAACAACGACACAAACAACCTCAACTGAACGAGTTACTGGCGCAGATGCCGTGGTCCGGATTCTACTTGAAGAAGGTGTGGATATGCTCTTTGGATATCCTGGCGGAGCCATTATGCCGGTATATGATTCTCTTTATGATTACCGTGAGCAAATCCATCATGTTCTTGCTCGTCATGAACAGGGAGCAAGTCATGCTGCACAAGGCTATGCACGAGCTTCAGGAAAAGTGGGCGTTTGCCTGGCAACTTCTGGTCCGGGAGCAACGAACCTAATTACAGGATTAGCCGATGCACAAATCGACTCCACTCCTCTTGTTTGTATAACAGGTCAAGTGCCATCTGGTTTATTAGGTAGTGATGCCTTCCAGGAAACGGATGTGATTGGGATTTCGATGCCAGTAACTAAATGGAATTACCAGGTTACACGCGCAGAGGAGATCCCCGAAGCACTTGCCAAAGCTTTTTACCTTGCAAGATCAGGACGACCAGGCCCTGTGTTAGTAGACATCACCAAAGACGCCCAGTTTGAGGAGTTTGATTTCGAGTACAAGAAATGTACTTCCATTCGTAGTTATGTTGAAAAACCCGCCCTTGATTTGGCAAAAGTAGAGGAAGCCGCCGAACTCATAAATAATGCAAAGCGCCCCTACGTACTATTTGGCCAGGGAGTAATACTGGCACATGCTGAAAAAGAATTCAAGGCTTTCATTGAGAAAACGGGAATCCCCTCTGCATGGACCATTATGGGGCTTTCTGCACTTGAAACAGATCATCCATTGAATGTGGGAATGCTGGGCATGCATGGTAATTATGGGCCAAACCTGCTTACTAACGAATGTGATATACTCATAGCTATAGGCATGAGATTTGACGACCGGGTAACAGGTAACCTTTCCAAGTATGCAAAACAGGCAAAGGTCATCCACATGGAAATTGACCCCGCTGAAATTGATAAGAATGTGAAAACAGATGTCGCGGTTCTTGGCGATGCCAAGGAATCCTTGCAAGAACTTATCAAACGAGTAAAACCGAACAGCCATGAAGAGTGGTTGCAGCGATTCAGAGATTGCGATAAGCAAGAACATGAAAAGGTAATTCAAGACGAGCTATACCCTACTTCCGATATACTGAGTATGGGGGAAGTAATTCGATTAATTAATGAGAATACCGGAGGTGATCATATCCTGGTTACCGACGTGGGGCAGCACCAAATGGTGGCTTGCCGTTATTCTAAATTCACTCAATCGAAGAGCAACATAACCTCGGGTGGACTCGGAACGATGGGTTTCGGGCTGCCTGCTGGTTTGGGTGCTGCACTTGGAGCGCCGGACCGAACAGTAATTGCTGTGGTTGGCGATGGTGGGTTCCAAATGACGCTTCAGGAATTGGCTACCATCTATCAGACCAAGGCTAAGGTGAAAGTATTATTACTCAATAATGAGTTTTTAGGAATGGTAAGGCAGTGGCAACAGCTCTTTTTCGATAAGCGATACTCTGCCACAGAAATGATTAACCCCGATTTCCAGCAGATGGTGAAAGGCTTTTATATCCCTACCAATAAGGTTACTAAACGAGAAGAATTAGAAGCCGCAGTAAAAGAATTCATTGAATTTGATGGCGCTTACTTCCTGGAAGTAATGGTTGGAAAGGAAAATAATGTATTCCCTATGGTTCCCAGCGGATCGGGAGTAGCAGAGATCAGACTGGAGTGATACTATGGTACCTTTAGAACAAGAATTTACGATTACGGCATATACTGAAAATCATGTCGGACTTTTGCATCGGCTCACGATTATTTTCACCAAGCGGAAGATCAATATTGAAAGTCTCACTACCTCTGAGAGTGAGATGGAAGGCGTACACCGTTTCACAATTGCAGTAACTGAAACAGAAGAAGTGATCCAGAAAGTGGTGAAACAAATCGAAAAACAGGTTGAGGTATTAAAAGCGGGCTATTATAAGCGCGAAGAAGTGGTTCAACAGGAACTAGCGTTGTACAAAATTCCGACTGAATCCTTAACAAACAGCCTGGAAGTAGAACTCATCGTCAGAGAGCATAATGCACGTTTCCTGACCATTGAAAAAGATTTCGTGGTGATCGAAAAAGCAGGTTATCGTAGGGAAACCGTTGCTTTATTTGAAGATTTACAGCCCTATGGGATCAATGAATTTGTACGTTCAGGCCGCATAGCTGTAGCCCGGCAAGAATATGGCCTCGGTAAACAGGTCAAAGAATTATTGGGGGAAGAAGTTGATGGATAACCAAGATTTTTGCTCGCAAAGACCCACCCCTCAATCCCCTCCGTCGGAGGAGACGCTCGTTGTTTATACTTCTGGATCAGAACAACGAGTCTCTCCTCTTGAGAGGAGAACAAGAGGTGTGTCTCTAAGACACATCCAAAACTAAAAGAAACTCACAAACTAAAAACAACAGAACACACAAATGGCACTTTTAAATTTTGGCGGAGTCGAAGAAGAAGTAGTAACACGTGAGGAATTCCCTCTTGAGAAAGCCAGGGAGACCCTTAAAGACGAAACGATCGCCATTTTAGGATATGGAGTACAAGGCCCCGGACAAGCCTTAAATCTGAAAGACAATGGCTTTAATGTAATTGTCGGCCAACGAAAGAACTCCAAAACCTGGGATAAAGCGGTAGCCGATGGCTGGGTTCCTGGCGAAACACTTTTTGAACTTGAAGAAGCTTGCCAACGAGGAACCATCCTCCAGTTCCTTCTTTCCGATGCGGGACAAATCTCCCTCTGGCCTACCGTAAAGGAGAACCTAACTCCCGGAAAAGCACTCTACTTCTCCCATGGATTTGGAATCACCTATAAAGAACGAACTGGTATTGTCCCCCCGGATGATGTGGATGTGATTCTTGTTGCTCCAAAAGGCTCGGGGACTTCCCTTCGCCGAATGTTCTTAGAAGGCCGCGGATTAAACTCTAGCTATGCCATTTTCCAGGATGCCACAGGAAATGCAAAAAATCGTGTGGTTGCATTGGGGATTGGTGTAGGATCAGGCTACCTCTTCCCTACCACCTTCAAAAAAGAAGTATACAGCGATTTAACAGGCGAGCGCGGAACCTTAATGGGCGCCATCCAGGGAATTTTTGCTGCGCAGTATGAAGTACTTCGTGCAAACGGGCATACCCCTTCCGAAGCCTTTAACGAAACGGTGGAAGAACTTACCCAATCTCTCATGCCTTTAGTAGCCGAAAACGGCATGGACTGGATGTATGCCAACTGTTCTACCACTGCTCAACGTGGCGCACTGGACTGGTGGAAACCATTCCGCGATGCGACAAAGCCAGTTTTTGAAGAGCTCTATAAAGAAGTAGCAGCAGGTAATGAAGCTCAGAAGTCAATCGATTCTAATTCCAAAGATGATTACCGGGAAGGATTAGAACAAGAGCTCCAGGAACTCCGCGAAAGCGAAATGTGGCAGGCTGGTGCTACCGTAAGGACCTTGCGGCCGGAGAATAATTAAACTCTGTTTGTCATTGCGAGCGTAGCGAAGCAATCTCTTCATTTCTACTCATATCCTTGAGATTGCTTCGTCGCAGACTCCTCGCAAAGACTCTACCCTTTAATTGTTATTCTGAGGTTGCCGCCGAAGGATCTAATCGACTATACGACTAGATCCTTCGCAAGTATGCTCAGGATGACTTTTTATTTTTCGGATTTTACACCTGGACTTTATACTTTTTTTTGATGGATGCGATAAAGGGATATTTAATCGATTTTATTTCCAGTAATGGAAATGCTCAAAAATTCGAAAAATGGCTTTATGAACAGGATTCTTCCTTTTTGGAAAACTACTTTGGAGAGAATGGCTATCTAAATCTTATTGGTTATGATTATAGGAAGAAAACTTTCGAGGATGTAGTAGAACTAATTAAGACAAATATTAACCCTGAAGTTAAAATTGAATTTGATAAGGAATTCGAAAAAAGAAAAAAGATGATTTCAGGGGTTTGCGTTAAAAATATAGCTCCTGATTATGATGGAAAGTCATTAAGAAACTGGGGAATTGAAATAGGAGAAGTTTACTCAATAATTAATATTTGGAAAAAAAGAGACTCGATCTTTAAAAAGCGAGTGTATGTTGAATATGTTAACCCTCAGTATCATTTTTTCCCTTCAGGTCTTGTCCCTATGGAACTGTTTGAAATTAACCTAACTAATATTCCTGACCCTTATTTAAAATCCTCATACAGGTTTGGTGAATATAAAATCGAACCTAAAGCATGGTCAAAAGAGTTTTATTTACCTATTAATAAATCCTTTTGGGATGATTTTTATAATCATGACGACAAAGCAGTAGACACTTATCATGATACTTTAAAAGAACTTGGAATAATAACTCCTTGGTAATTCATACTATTTTTCTAGTTCAACTTTACCC encodes the following:
- the ilvC gene encoding ketol-acid reductoisomerase; the encoded protein is MALLNFGGVEEEVVTREEFPLEKARETLKDETIAILGYGVQGPGQALNLKDNGFNVIVGQRKNSKTWDKAVADGWVPGETLFELEEACQRGTILQFLLSDAGQISLWPTVKENLTPGKALYFSHGFGITYKERTGIVPPDDVDVILVAPKGSGTSLRRMFLEGRGLNSSYAIFQDATGNAKNRVVALGIGVGSGYLFPTTFKKEVYSDLTGERGTLMGAIQGIFAAQYEVLRANGHTPSEAFNETVEELTQSLMPLVAENGMDWMYANCSTTAQRGALDWWKPFRDATKPVFEELYKEVAAGNEAQKSIDSNSKDDYREGLEQELQELRESEMWQAGATVRTLRPENN
- the ilvD gene encoding dihydroxy-acid dehydratase gives rise to the protein MAELNKYSKHITQDGSQPAAQAMLHALGLTDEDLQQPMIGIASTGYEGNPCNMHLNDLAVHIKRGVNAHAMTGLIFNTIGISDGISMGTPGMRYSLPSRDLIADSMESMVKGMSYDGMAAIVGCDKNMPGALMAMLRINRPAILIYGGTIAPGHHNGKKLDVVSAFEAWGQKVSGSIDDKEFKDIVMNSCPGPGACGGMYTANTMASAIEAMGMSLPYNASNPATSADKVLECEAVGEHLYALLEKDIKPRDILTKTSLQNAFKLITILGGSTNAVLHMIAIAKAADLEFTLADFQEISDSTPFLADLKPSGQYVMEDLHNVGGIPGVMKFMLNEGMIDGSCLTVTGKSIEENLEDISPLSSEQKVVFPVSTPIKTNGHIQILFGNVAEEGAVAKITGKEGLAFSGPARVFDSEEEANDGIKDGKVQKGDVIVIRYVGPRGGPGMPEMLKPTSAIMGAGLGKDVALITDGRFSGGSHGFVVGHVTPEAQSGGTIALIQDGDLISIDAEQNTIHVDLSEKELEIRREAWQEPPLKEQSGQLYKYAKTVSSASEGCVTDEF
- the ilvN gene encoding acetolactate synthase small subunit; translated protein: MVPLEQEFTITAYTENHVGLLHRLTIIFTKRKINIESLTTSESEMEGVHRFTIAVTETEEVIQKVVKQIEKQVEVLKAGYYKREEVVQQELALYKIPTESLTNSLEVELIVREHNARFLTIEKDFVVIEKAGYRRETVALFEDLQPYGINEFVRSGRIAVARQEYGLGKQVKELLGEEVDG
- the ilvB gene encoding biosynthetic-type acetolactate synthase large subunit; its protein translation is MGTVDTLNQTTTQTTSTERVTGADAVVRILLEEGVDMLFGYPGGAIMPVYDSLYDYREQIHHVLARHEQGASHAAQGYARASGKVGVCLATSGPGATNLITGLADAQIDSTPLVCITGQVPSGLLGSDAFQETDVIGISMPVTKWNYQVTRAEEIPEALAKAFYLARSGRPGPVLVDITKDAQFEEFDFEYKKCTSIRSYVEKPALDLAKVEEAAELINNAKRPYVLFGQGVILAHAEKEFKAFIEKTGIPSAWTIMGLSALETDHPLNVGMLGMHGNYGPNLLTNECDILIAIGMRFDDRVTGNLSKYAKQAKVIHMEIDPAEIDKNVKTDVAVLGDAKESLQELIKRVKPNSHEEWLQRFRDCDKQEHEKVIQDELYPTSDILSMGEVIRLINENTGGDHILVTDVGQHQMVACRYSKFTQSKSNITSGGLGTMGFGLPAGLGAALGAPDRTVIAVVGDGGFQMTLQELATIYQTKAKVKVLLLNNEFLGMVRQWQQLFFDKRYSATEMINPDFQQMVKGFYIPTNKVTKREELEAAVKEFIEFDGAYFLEVMVGKENNVFPMVPSGSGVAEIRLE